The proteins below come from a single Pleuronectes platessa chromosome 3, fPlePla1.1, whole genome shotgun sequence genomic window:
- the srp68 gene encoding signal recognition particle subunit SRP68 isoform X3 produces MASTANEETKEHLYETLLAECRDTIQAVREELKSEAKQRERGTDGDSGKVSHLQILHSYLTYIKLCTLVKRNESMAHTLQAKLKEPETDESKRGPRPQDLIRLYDIILQSLAELSTLQGLEDDHTFQKEVSLKTLVYKAYRCFFIAQSYVLVKKWSEALVLYERVLKYAKEVQSKAKNLNNSLKDLPDVQELIAEVNAEKYSLQAAAILDTEETAEVPSQLQVKDNRPLCERLETFRIDTALVGKHPNLVQFPPDFQPIPCKPLFFDLALNHVAFPPLDDKVEQKGKGGLTGYIKGIFGFGS; encoded by the exons ATGGCCAGT ACAGCTAATGAGGAGACCAAAGAGCATCTCTATGAGACCCTGCTGGCCGAGTGCAGAGACACCATCCAGGCTGTGAGAGAAGAACTCAAGAGTGAGGCG AAGCAGCGCGAGAGAGGCACTGATGGCGACAGTGGTAAAGTGTCACACCTGCAGATCCTGCACAG TTACCTGACCTACATTAAGCTGTGCACTCTGGTGAAGAGGAATGAGAGCATGGCCCACACTCTTCAGGCAAAACTGAAGGAGCCCGAGACTGATGAGAGCAAGAGGGGCCCCCGTCCTCAGGACCTGATCCGCCTCTATGACATCATCCTGCAG AGTCTGGCTGAGCTCTCCACCCTGCAGGGTCTGGAGGACGACCACACCTTCCAGAAGGAGGTGTCCCTTAAGACATTAGTCTACAAGGCTTATAG GTGTTTCTTCATAGCCCAGTCTTATGTGCTGGTGAAGAAGTGGAGTGAGGCGCTGGTGCTGTATGAGAGGGTGCTGAAATACGCCAAGGAGGTCCAGTCTAAAGCCAAGAACCTCAACAACAGCCTCAAA GACCTCCCTGATGTTCAGGAGCTGATTGCTGAGGTCAATGCTGAGAAATACTCCCTTCAAGCTGCTGCCATTTTAG acACAGAGGAGACTGCTGAAGTTCCTTCTCAGCTGCAGGTGAAAGACAACAGG CCCCTCTGCGAGCGCCTGGAGACCTTCCGCATTGACACCGCCCTCGTAGGAAAACATCCCAATCTGGTCCAGTTCCCCCCTGACTTCCAGCCAATCCCCTGCAAGCCCCTGTTCTTTGACCTTGCTCTCAACCATGTGGCCTTCCCACCGCTGGATGACAAGGTGGAGCAGAAGGGCAAGGGCGGTCTGACCGGCTACATCAAGGGCATCTTTGGCTTTGGCAGTTAA
- the srp68 gene encoding signal recognition particle subunit SRP68 isoform X1: MAADKQNEGKVSLTDENKKNSSDGGLGLEILQIIKESQQQHGLRHGDYQRYRGYCSRRLRRLRKALGFKMGNRHKFIGKKITVEMLSDNRYLLLVLMEAERAWSYAMQLKQEANTEPRKRFHLLARLRKAAKHSEKLEKLCESPRVDAKTKLEAQAYTAYLGGMVEFELQEWKLAMEAFNKCKTIYEKLASAFTEELAVLYRQRVDEISPNIRYCAYNIGDQNAINDLMQMRLTGGGGGMMAEKLESLITQARTKQAATMGEVEWRGRVVPVKIDKARIFLLGLADNESAIAQTANEETKEHLYETLLAECRDTIQAVREELKSEAKQRERGTDGDSGKVSHLQILHSYLTYIKLCTLVKRNESMAHTLQAKLKEPETDESKRGPRPQDLIRLYDIILQSLAELSTLQGLEDDHTFQKEVSLKTLVYKAYRCFFIAQSYVLVKKWSEALVLYERVLKYAKEVQSKAKNLNNSLKDLPDVQELIAEVNAEKYSLQAAAILDTEETAEVPSQLQVKDNRPLCERLETFRIDTALVGKHPNLVQFPPDFQPIPCKPLFFDLALNHVAFPPLDDKVEQKGKGGLTGYIKGIFGFGS, translated from the exons ATGGCCGCGGACAAGCAGAACGAAGGGAAAGTTTCCCTCacggatgaaaacaaaaagaattcGTCGGACGGAGGACTCGGACTGGAGA TCCTGCAAATCATCAAGGagtcccagcagcagcatggcCTCAGACACGGAGACTACCAGAGATACAG GGGCTACTGCTCTCGCAGGCTGCGTCGCCTGCGCAAGGCTCTTGGCTTCAAGATGGGAAATCGACACAAGTTCATTGGGAAGAAAATAACAGTCGAAATGCTTTCTGACAACAG GTACCTATTGCTGGTGTTGATGGAGGCAGAACGTGCGTGGAGCTACGCCATGCAGCTGAAGCAGGAGGCCAATACAGAACCACGTAAACGCTTCCACCTGCTGGCACGTCTACGAAAGGCTGCCAAGCACAGtgagaagctggagaagctctGTGAAAGCCCCCGCGTCGATGCTAAGACCAAGCTGGAGGCACAG GCCTACACTGCTTACCTAGGTGGCATGGTAGAGTTTGAATTGCAGGAATGGAAGCTTGCCATGGAGGCTTTCAACAAGTGCAA AACAATCTATGAGAAACTAGCCAGTGCTTTCACAGAGGAGCTGGCAGTTCTGTACCGCCAGCGCGTGGACGAGATCTCACCCAACATCCGCTACTGTGCTTACAACATCG GTGATCAGAACGCCATCAATGACTTGATGCAGATGAGACtgactggtggaggaggaggcatgATGGCTGAGAAACTGGAG tcCCTGATCACTCAGGCAAGAACCAAGCAAGCAGCCACCATGGGTGAAGTGGAGTGGCGAGGCCGTGTGGTGCCCGTCAAGATCGACAAGGCCCGCATCTTCCTGTTGGGTCTGGCAGACAACGAGTCAGCCATTGCACAG ACAGCTAATGAGGAGACCAAAGAGCATCTCTATGAGACCCTGCTGGCCGAGTGCAGAGACACCATCCAGGCTGTGAGAGAAGAACTCAAGAGTGAGGCG AAGCAGCGCGAGAGAGGCACTGATGGCGACAGTGGTAAAGTGTCACACCTGCAGATCCTGCACAG TTACCTGACCTACATTAAGCTGTGCACTCTGGTGAAGAGGAATGAGAGCATGGCCCACACTCTTCAGGCAAAACTGAAGGAGCCCGAGACTGATGAGAGCAAGAGGGGCCCCCGTCCTCAGGACCTGATCCGCCTCTATGACATCATCCTGCAG AGTCTGGCTGAGCTCTCCACCCTGCAGGGTCTGGAGGACGACCACACCTTCCAGAAGGAGGTGTCCCTTAAGACATTAGTCTACAAGGCTTATAG GTGTTTCTTCATAGCCCAGTCTTATGTGCTGGTGAAGAAGTGGAGTGAGGCGCTGGTGCTGTATGAGAGGGTGCTGAAATACGCCAAGGAGGTCCAGTCTAAAGCCAAGAACCTCAACAACAGCCTCAAA GACCTCCCTGATGTTCAGGAGCTGATTGCTGAGGTCAATGCTGAGAAATACTCCCTTCAAGCTGCTGCCATTTTAG acACAGAGGAGACTGCTGAAGTTCCTTCTCAGCTGCAGGTGAAAGACAACAGG CCCCTCTGCGAGCGCCTGGAGACCTTCCGCATTGACACCGCCCTCGTAGGAAAACATCCCAATCTGGTCCAGTTCCCCCCTGACTTCCAGCCAATCCCCTGCAAGCCCCTGTTCTTTGACCTTGCTCTCAACCATGTGGCCTTCCCACCGCTGGATGACAAGGTGGAGCAGAAGGGCAAGGGCGGTCTGACCGGCTACATCAAGGGCATCTTTGGCTTTGGCAGTTAA
- the srp68 gene encoding signal recognition particle subunit SRP68 isoform X2 has protein sequence MHKLSFKCHINQVEGYCECLRFRHNGQCALPCSSLGTANEETKEHLYETLLAECRDTIQAVREELKSEAKQRERGTDGDSGKVSHLQILHSYLTYIKLCTLVKRNESMAHTLQAKLKEPETDESKRGPRPQDLIRLYDIILQSLAELSTLQGLEDDHTFQKEVSLKTLVYKAYRCFFIAQSYVLVKKWSEALVLYERVLKYAKEVQSKAKNLNNSLKDLPDVQELIAEVNAEKYSLQAAAILDTEETAEVPSQLQVKDNRPLCERLETFRIDTALVGKHPNLVQFPPDFQPIPCKPLFFDLALNHVAFPPLDDKVEQKGKGGLTGYIKGIFGFGS, from the exons ATGCATAAATTATCTTTCAAGTGTCACATTAATCAGGTGGAAGGTTATTGTGAATGTCTTCGTTTCAGACATAATGGCCAGTGTGCGTTACCTTGTTCATCTTTAGGG ACAGCTAATGAGGAGACCAAAGAGCATCTCTATGAGACCCTGCTGGCCGAGTGCAGAGACACCATCCAGGCTGTGAGAGAAGAACTCAAGAGTGAGGCG AAGCAGCGCGAGAGAGGCACTGATGGCGACAGTGGTAAAGTGTCACACCTGCAGATCCTGCACAG TTACCTGACCTACATTAAGCTGTGCACTCTGGTGAAGAGGAATGAGAGCATGGCCCACACTCTTCAGGCAAAACTGAAGGAGCCCGAGACTGATGAGAGCAAGAGGGGCCCCCGTCCTCAGGACCTGATCCGCCTCTATGACATCATCCTGCAG AGTCTGGCTGAGCTCTCCACCCTGCAGGGTCTGGAGGACGACCACACCTTCCAGAAGGAGGTGTCCCTTAAGACATTAGTCTACAAGGCTTATAG GTGTTTCTTCATAGCCCAGTCTTATGTGCTGGTGAAGAAGTGGAGTGAGGCGCTGGTGCTGTATGAGAGGGTGCTGAAATACGCCAAGGAGGTCCAGTCTAAAGCCAAGAACCTCAACAACAGCCTCAAA GACCTCCCTGATGTTCAGGAGCTGATTGCTGAGGTCAATGCTGAGAAATACTCCCTTCAAGCTGCTGCCATTTTAG acACAGAGGAGACTGCTGAAGTTCCTTCTCAGCTGCAGGTGAAAGACAACAGG CCCCTCTGCGAGCGCCTGGAGACCTTCCGCATTGACACCGCCCTCGTAGGAAAACATCCCAATCTGGTCCAGTTCCCCCCTGACTTCCAGCCAATCCCCTGCAAGCCCCTGTTCTTTGACCTTGCTCTCAACCATGTGGCCTTCCCACCGCTGGATGACAAGGTGGAGCAGAAGGGCAAGGGCGGTCTGACCGGCTACATCAAGGGCATCTTTGGCTTTGGCAGTTAA